The Drosophila sechellia strain sech25 unplaced genomic scaffold, ASM438219v1 Y_01, whole genome shotgun sequence genome includes the window AATAAATCCATTTCAAGTAGgaataataatttttgaaattacttTGATACTCACATTTAATCCGAGCACCGTAAAAACGTTTTTAAAGTTTAACGCACATGATCTCATCCTCAAAATCATCTACAATGACATGCATCAAGGGTTCAACATGCCTTTTGATAATAGGACGAAGAAGTAAAGAGCCTGCCAGAAGCAAATCATGTGTGTCTTCAAGACCTTTTTCAAACTGAAACGATACCATGCGCTCCATTACATCAGTCTTGGCCTTGAAGCTTAAACGATCTCTTTGGAACAGAGAATTTTCTGCGTCCGGGTCAATAGGGTTGTACTGAATGTTTGTCCACTCACGGTATATGCTGTTGTACTCTTCAAGAATTTTCTCAAGAGCGGAAGTAACCTGCCTGCCCTTTAGCCCCCCCATAACaattttttccaatttttgaAAGTCACGGACAGTATTAAATAGGTCTTTTAGCTCTTCCATTCGGACCAAAAATTTATCTAATCGACCGAATATTTCATAGTGATGCCAGGTCCAGTCCTGCGAGTTAAATGTTGTACCTATCTTAAATTTCTTAAGAGAGTTTCTGCATTCATTATATATAGATCTAAATTACCAGATAAATCAGTGTTTTTTTCAATTCATTTGAAATATACCTACTTGTAATATTCCAGGTGCTGCATATTTATGTCCAATTTTTTATAGGCTTCGTCGACATCACCTTGGAATATGGAGTCTGGCTCTACTGTTCTGTTGACGCAATCGATAAGAGAGTTTTGGAACAAGTTAAAAAAAAGTGTCATATTATTCAAAGTGTGAAAATATCGCGAGTGACCCCACACTAATCCAACTGTCAGCATAAGTGGTCGTATATCTGATCGGTTCTCGTCCATATCGTTTGTTTCAAACTtgtccattttttttttctaaaatttttgttttatttttaagtagtAATCTGAAAAGTTATATAATTTACCAATGGGGACAAGCACTTAGTTATGTCTCTAGCCTCTGCTAAAGATTCAAGTACTAATTCAACAATTCTCCGATAAGAATGCTCGAAAATTGATTGAATTTTTTCAAGAACGAAACCAATAGTCTTTATACGCCTATCTCCTAGTTGTTCAGCCAAGCTCTCAAGGTTTTCCAAACGTGACtcccaaaaggaaaatattGCCTCTGGTAGTGGAAAATTTTCTTTCGAATATATTCTTTCTCCAGCTTTTATATTTACGAGGTCTTCAACGGAATCAAGCCACTTTACAACCATAAACTCGAGCGAGTGCTTCATAAGAGGGTTAACTACGGAAATATCTCTGAAATGTCCGAAAATTCCTTGTACATTAAAAAATCTaagtaaattattaatttacccCATGGCAATAGCTGGAGCGGCTTGCATGACTTCATCCATACAAATAGGAAGAGGAAAAATTGTACGGTTTATAACGAGACCTTTCATCTGGGCAATTCCATTTCGCATTTCTTGAGACTCTGTCTTCATATCGTTTGCGATCACATTGGTCCATCCCACTTGATTTACTGTGTTATTTAGCAGTGGAAAAAATACTTCGTCGCAAAGTACTGATAAATTTGCTAATGGGTTCGGTAATAGATCACCAATAAGAAGCgactaaaaaacttaaaatggttagatatcatttacaaaataaGATATTTATACTCACATTAAGCATATTTTCATCTGTTAAATGAAGTGGTATTAAATACCGAATAAAGTAAGCAACTTTATACCGTGGTCTGACTGGAAAGCTGTAGGATGGATAAAGTTGTCCACCCGAATTGATTGTGAATATTATACGTTTCTTATTGGGATTGTTCAAGAACTCTATAACAACATCCTATTGTAAAAAGAGAGAAAGTTGTTACCATTCTGATAGAAAAACAAAGAAAGCAAAATCGGTGAGTACGAGGAAGATATAATTATGCAAAATATAAGAAAGAAATTACTCTTTTCATATTTATCATAATTTCAGTACAAGTTTAAGAAAACCCTAAAGCCAAATTGTCCAGAGGATTAAAtcgaaaaaccaaaataaatcaCCCACCAGTAAACCAAACATCTGTTGCCCTAGTCTGGACTGACAAGCTCGAAAGTAGAAgtttgaatttcaataaataaaatcgtaAAAATCTAAGAACTAACTCAAGAGTCCATATTTAAAAGGCTCGAAACCGAAGATTGAACGTGAACCAATCTAGATCAATAAGTTGAGTTCAAAATTAATTCTTAATTCACTTAAATAAAGCTATATTTTTTAGACTTATGAAAGTTTCAAACTAAATTGCACTAAATCCTTTTAATACGGTATATACAACTAGCAGTGCTGATCAGCGAACTAAAATCAgtgatttataaaaaaattaatccGCAAAAGAATCTGTGTGCATATAGATTTctataattaatttaccatatTTACGTAAATTTAGATTTCTATAATATTTAGCTATTATTACAGAAGCCAACAGCCAAATAttctggatcacccttgaCATTAAACTAACATTGAAAGAATCAAACCAGAGAGAATGCTAAAGTCGAGtttctcgactatcagatacccgttactcagcttgtttgaatgcgaacgcgaaatttcataatttttgtgGGAAATCGTCAGAGAGGAAGGATattggaaaaaattaaaaaaaaattcaaatgtgTGGTCCTGTCTTAAAGTGTTTGggaaaatcgatagaaatttaaataacttataaaattatgaaaaataccaaaccattttttaaaagcgtgggcgtggcagtttacGGGCGTTcaagaaaattatgaaaaattatcTACAAATATGGGTGTGGCAGTTATGAGGGTGTTAGGGTGGTCGtgacaaaaaaatttttttttaaatcgataaaaatttacaaggcttataaaattatgaaaaatagCCAACAATTTTTTAGAAGCGTGGGCGTGACATAAAGTAAAggcaaatcaatagaaatttaaaaacacaaaattatgaaaaaatatctaGAATAAAGTTTAAGAAATGATTCGTGCCATAACAGTGCTAAGGTATTGTGAAGTTTGAGCCAGTCAGATGATGGAGTTTAAAACAGGCTGTTCAAAATATGTAACCGAGGAAACGCAAGGCCACGATCCGAGATGCACAGGAGGTTGAATTGGTTGAGCCTGGCCTTCGGACTCCGACATATACTTTATGTGGTCGAAAACGCATACTTtccttttcaacgaatttagTATTCCATTTCACTATACGAGTAAAGGGCATATACCAGTTACTCAGCTACTGGGAATGCGAACacgaaatttcattattttttctggGGCATCCATAAAGGTGTGTCATGGTCAAAGTTTTGTTGGTATACCGATAAAAATGAgaaagacaaacaataaaacgaaaaaatgaaaaaacattttcaaaagtgtgggcttGAGGGGTAAAATGAGAGGAAAGAGATATTGGCACTTCTAGATGAAGAGTTACGAGAATAATTAAGAATATTAGGACTAAGCTGAGATGGAAGGAAACATGAATTACAAAACAGACCTTTGCTCAGTATGGCTTTAATTCGGATAATGAAGAAATCGGAGTGAGGGTGTACATATATGAAAATCAACGACTTAGTGGAGCGGCAAAGCTTTTTATTGGTAGTCATAGGTTGACGAATtcccgaacagccatactcttatgcggtaccTAAGTACGGCTCACTGCCgtacgatcttcagcgtgtctattcgccaggtcccgacgGAATCCCTGgttgtgtgctcagattctgtgtgGAAGctttgtgcaagcctctactg containing:
- the LOC116803384 gene encoding dynein beta chain, ciliary-like translates to DVVIEFLNNPNKKRIIFTINSGGQLYPSYSFPVRPRYKVAYFIRYLIPLHLTDENMLNSLLIGDLLPNPLANLSVLCDEVFFPLLNNTVNQVGWTNVIANDMKTESQEMRNGIAQMKGLVINRTIFPLPICMDEVMQAAPAIAMGDISVVNPLMKHSLEFMVVKWLDSVEDLVNIKAGERIYSKENFPLPEAIFSFWESRLENLESLAEQLGDRRIKTIGFVLEKIQSIFEHSYRRIVELVLESLAEARDITKCLSPLKKKMDKFETNDMDENRSDIRPLMLTVGLVWGHSRYFHTLNNMTLFFNLFQNSLIDCVNRTVEPDSIFQGDVDEAYKKLDINMQHLEYYKSIYNECRNSLKKFKIGTTFNSQDWTWHHYEIFGRLDKFLVRMEELKDLFNTVRDFQKLEKIVMGGLKGRQVTSALEKILEEYNSIYREWTNIQYNPIDPDAENSLFQRDRLSFKAKTDVMERMVSFQFEKGLEDTHDLLLAGSLLLRPIIKRHVEPLMHVIVDDFEDEIMC